The genome window AGAATCTGCTGCGCCCAATCGTTTCCGTTCACTCCGGCAGCGGCAAGGCGGATGAGACAACCGCCAAGCGTTTGCGAATCGAACAGAACACCTATCATATCGCGGGTTTTCTCGGGCGTTTCATAGTCCGGATTGATCGTTTTACCCCGCAAAGCGATGTCGGGATTGCCAGTTCTTATCAGGCTCCGCCGCACCCTCTCCTTGTCTTCCGCCTTGATCGCATGCGTGGCGATACCGCTTTGCAGACAATCCCCCTGGCGGACGCGGGTGCCGGTCAGGGCGAGATAGGTGCCGAAATGTTCCGGCAGATGCGGCAGGAAGGCGCTGCCACCGACGTCCGGAAAGAACCCGATGCCCACTTCGGGCATGGCGAACATGACGTTTTCCGTCACAACGCGATGCGAGCCGTGGACTGAAATACCGACACCGCCGCCCATGACGATGCCATCGATGAGGGAAATGTATGGCTTGGGAAAGTGCCTGATAAAGGCGTTGAGGCGATATTCATCGGCAAAGAATTCATAGAGAGGCTGACCGGAACGACCAGCATGATAGACGGCAAGGATATCACCCCCAGCACAAAAGGCCCGCCCCTCACCTTCGACGATAACGCAATGGACGTCCGGATCGGTGGACCAGGCGATGAGTGCACGATGGAAGGCGTTGACCATG of Phyllobacterium zundukense contains these proteins:
- a CDS encoding enoyl-CoA hydratase/isomerase family protein, which codes for MEIDFGGQGEIVFERRGKAGLVRLTRPKALNALTRTMVNAFHRALIAWSTDPDVHCVIVEGEGRAFCAGGDILAVYHAGRSGQPLYEFFADEYRLNAFIRHFPKPYISLIDGIVMGGGVGISVHGSHRVVTENVMFAMPEVGIGFFPDVGGSAFLPHLPEHFGTYLALTGTRVRQGDCLQSGIATHAIKAEDKERVRRSLIRTGNPDIALRGKTINPDYETPEKTRDMIGVLFDSQTLGGCLIRLAAAGVNGNDWAQQILDLIKTRSPTSLHVTFRQIEEGRDLEMDQCMQMEYRILSRMLENHDFYEGVRALLVDKDNTPVWQPANIDDVTPEMVDAYFAPLGERELQLT